In one Candidatus Methylomirabilota bacterium genomic region, the following are encoded:
- a CDS encoding tetratricopeptide repeat protein — protein sequence MGLLRLLARIWEAITSLTRPPNAATLFRRADLYRQEGRFEEAAELVAQGLRLQPNNGVGHLLSAYLHLAFRQIGPAKAEFQTVLGVDPYHPRALLGLARIALEERDLAACRPFLDKALQYYPDFPEAKALQEMVAGWADVAVSPGQRPAYAGPPVAADRLKPPAAGREFVLTQADGTLVFSQQGDKDAEDLAAHVTQVYRIAAATLARAGLGALRRGIVQATTETTFFRSNDRLILALTFPQDVKIGFGLLETDKLWTNSLRELGVRA from the coding sequence GTGGGTCTTTTGAGGCTCCTGGCGCGCATCTGGGAGGCGATCACCAGCCTCACGCGTCCGCCCAATGCCGCCACGCTGTTCCGGCGGGCCGACCTGTATCGTCAGGAAGGCCGCTTCGAGGAAGCAGCCGAGCTCGTGGCCCAGGGGCTGCGGCTCCAGCCCAACAACGGTGTCGGCCACCTCCTCTCGGCCTACCTCCATCTCGCCTTCAGGCAGATCGGCCCCGCCAAGGCCGAGTTCCAGACCGTCCTCGGCGTGGATCCCTATCACCCCCGCGCCCTCCTCGGATTGGCCAGGATCGCCCTCGAGGAGAGGGACCTCGCCGCCTGCCGCCCCTTCCTCGACAAGGCGCTCCAGTACTACCCCGACTTCCCCGAGGCGAAGGCGCTCCAGGAGATGGTCGCCGGCTGGGCGGACGTGGCGGTGTCCCCGGGACAGCGCCCGGCCTATGCCGGGCCACCCGTGGCCGCCGACAGGCTCAAGCCGCCCGCGGCCGGCCGCGAGTTCGTCCTCACGCAGGCCGATGGCACGCTCGTCTTCTCGCAGCAGGGGGACAAGGACGCCGAGGACCTGGCGGCGCACGTGACCCAGGTGTACCGGATCGCCGCGGCCACGCTCGCGCGCGCCGGTCTGGGCGCGCTCCGGCGCGGCATCGTGCAGGCCACCACGGAGACGACATTCTTCCGGAGCAATGACCGGCTCATCCTGGCCCTGACCTTCCCGCAGGACGTCAAGATCGGCTTCGGGCTTCTCGAGACGGACAAGCTCTGGACCAACTCGCTCCGCGAGCTCGGGGTGCGCGCATGA
- a CDS encoding roadblock/LC7 domain-containing protein produces the protein MSAEPVPPAQPVAGSAPLAAASRSSRAREFRRILAEMLRIDRVRGGLVVAADGLVITSSVPRNIAIEPLAALTATLGRELEVGGDRLKRSTFHTALFSADDGTLFLGSCPVGFVVVLGDREVNVGLVQWALRKALATLEGTWGPRDQVPASPEEM, from the coding sequence ATGAGCGCTGAGCCCGTGCCTCCCGCGCAGCCCGTGGCGGGCTCGGCTCCCCTCGCCGCCGCCTCGCGCTCGTCGCGCGCGCGCGAGTTCCGCCGCATCCTCGCCGAGATGCTCAGGATCGACCGGGTGCGCGGGGGGCTGGTGGTGGCGGCCGACGGGCTCGTCATCACCTCGAGCGTCCCGCGCAATATCGCCATCGAGCCCCTCGCCGCCCTCACGGCCACCCTCGGCCGCGAGCTCGAGGTGGGCGGCGACCGGCTCAAGCGCAGCACCTTTCATACTGCGCTCTTCTCCGCGGACGACGGCACGCTGTTTCTGGGTTCGTGCCCGGTGGGCTTCGTGGTGGTGCTGGGAGACCGCGAGGTCAACGTGGGGCTGGTGCAGTGGGCGCTCCGAAAGGCCCTGGCCACGCTCGAGGGCACCTGGGGCCCGAGAGACCAGGTCCCCGCCTCGCCCGAGGAGATGTAG